The following proteins are encoded in a genomic region of Pyrus communis chromosome 11, drPyrComm1.1, whole genome shotgun sequence:
- the LOC137709207 gene encoding uncharacterized protein, with protein MFDILFGWRKVSKCKRLTKEVQCRLKLLKNKRQTIVRQLREDVAELIKCGHEDKAFNRVEQIVKDESVVALYELLDNFCEFILIHLPYIRRRKDCPNDINEAVSSLIYASARCGDLPQLRGIRKLFGERYGQKFTMGALELLPGNLVNREVIEKLSEKSVTDDMKHTLIGEIARNYCIEPEVLAIEYYSEWQQKVKEISGHQVLDADVQTYYEQTETSEMQILNVEEIEREFVDADSNLSRTSASSSLATPLIEGNFSEVGSPNISTPGTEESRGSTSGSTSHATTRDGDIVIYLDDIEEVQFSTTRDVDSQDQRLFKFKAITPKRETLESSCDLSYVDCYETWSENSESKSPRRSSWKGSGKRLRKRSVSQENQRLKDNECQSYYGRKHLKNQSRCGTDTKILSCGCTLGNPCYFPIRNDENIDCKVQPWKQKRGITTRVGFPTHGHEQLNRGVEWRAVPRERMRRKSYGNEAMLYNVFTYPDHQHPNTQNKVLKGRVEESHFRCRRASYSSTSPNVTNSWSARKETVPPYFRTVTMPPERAKDNHKEDFQRSYSDAFQYPTHVHPKLPEYDDIAAKFMALKKERLKNKPHCSNQKI; from the exons ATGTTTGACATCTTATTCGGGTGGCGAAAGGTTTCGAAGTG CAAGAGGCTGACCAAAGAGGTGCAGTGCCGGCTCAAGTTGCTGAAAAACAAGAGGCAAACAATTGTGAGGCAACTACGCGAAGACGTGGCGGAGCTGATCAAATGCGGTCACGAAGACAAAGCCTTCAACAGG GTTGAGCAGATAGTCAAAGACGAATCCGTAGTAGCATTGTATGAATTGTTGGACAATTTCTGTGAATTCATCCTCATCCACCTTCCTTACATCCGCAGACGCAA GGACTGCCCAAATGACATAAATGAGGCGGTTTCAAGTCTTATATATGCTTCTGCAAGATGTGGGGATCTGCCTCAGCTAAGGGGGATCAGGAAGCTATTCGGTGAACGCTACGGGCAGAAATTCACAATGGGTGCTCTTGAACTACTCCCTGGGAATCTGGTGAACCGTGAG GTAATAGAGAAACTCTCCGAAAAGTCGGTAACAGATGATATGAAGCATACATTGATCGGTGAAATAGCAAGAAATTACTGCATCGAACCAGAGGTTTTAGCTATTGAGTACTATTCAGAATGGCAACAAAAG GTGAAGGAAATCAGTGGACATCAAGTACTGGATGCGGATGTCCAGACTTATTATGAACAGACCGAAACATCTGAAATGCAAATTTTAAATGTTGAAGAAATCGAAAGAGAATTCGTAGATGCTGATTCTAATTTATCTAGAACTTCTGCTAGTTCTTCATTAGCTACGCCACTGATTGAAGGGAATTTTTCTGAAGTTGGTTCTCCAAATATATCTACCCCGGGCACCGAAGAAAGTCGGGGCAGTACTTCTGGCAGCACAAGTCATGCTACAACAAGAGATGGAGATATTGTGATTTACCTTGATGACATAGAAGAGGTTCAGTTTTCTACAACAAGAGATGTAGACTCCCAGGACCAAAGACTCTTCAAGTTCAAAGCTATCACACCGAAGAGGGAGACTCTCGAAAGCAGTTGTGATCTCAGCTATGTGGATTGTTATGAGACGTGGAGTGAGAATTCCGAGTCAAAAAGCCCTAGGAGATCAAGTTGGAAGGGAAGTGGGAAAAGACTGAGGAAGAGATCGGTTTCTCAGGAAAATCAACGGTTGAAGGATAATGAATGTCAAAGTTACTATGGCAGAAAGCATCTGAAAAATCAAAGTAGGTGTGGAACTGATACAAAAATATTAAGCTGTGGCTGCACTCTGGGAAATCCATGTTATTTTCCCATCCGAAATGACGAAAATATTGATTGTAAAGTTCAACCGTGGAAGCAAAAGAGAGGGATTACAACTAGGGTTGGATTTCCAACTCATGGACATGAACAATTGAACAGGGGAGTCGAATGGCGTGCAGTGCCTCGAGAGCGAATGAGGAGGAAGAGCTATGGCAATGAAGCTATGCTGTACAATGTTTTCACATATCCGGATCATCAGCATCCCAATACGCAAAACAAGGTGCTGAAAGGAAGAGTGGAGGAATCGCATTTTCGATGCAGGCGTGCCTCATATAGTTCTACATCTCCAAATGTGACTAATTCTTGGAGTGCAAGAAAGGAAACGGTGCCTCCTTATTTCAGAACCGTGACAATGCCGCCTGAAAGAGCCAAGGACAATCACAAAGAAGACTTTCAACGATCATATTCCGACGCCTTCCAGTATCCTACTCACGTCCACCCTAAGCTGCCTGAGTATGATGACATAGCAGCTAAATTTATGGCACTAAAGAAAGAGCGTCTGAAAAATAAGCCTCATTGCAGCAACCAGAAAATTTAG
- the LOC137708298 gene encoding LOB domain-containing protein 41-like: MRISCNGCRILRKGCSENCSIRPCLQWIKSPESQANATVFLAKFYGRAGLMNLINAGPEHLRPAIFRSLLYEACGRIVNPIYGSVGLLWSGSWQLCQVAVEAVLKGQSITPITSEAAANGHGPPLKAYDIRHVSKDENSAASNDPQKVKTRYRFKRSAVKPKTNKVGSGSGSGCGSGADESAKPSWTGCSADKFNRSMSHESSLSHQSEAAATVDGDSKESESMISSETAEAELFFRAEPESARKRTESVQDGELALELTLGLQPQSRANHVVPVKKRRIEAGFGGVSPADDGACKIELGLDYVA, encoded by the exons ATGCGGATAAGCTGTAATGGATGCCGAATACTCCGCAAGGGCTGCAGCGAGAATTGCAGCATCAGGCCTTGCTTGCAGTGGATTAAGAGCCCGGAATCCCAAGCAAACGCCACCGTCTTCCTCGCCAAGTTCTACGGCCGCGCCGGACTCATGAACCTCATCAACGCCGGCCCCGAACACCTCCGCCCTG CCATCTTTCGGTCTTTGCTATACGAGGCATGCGGTCGGATTGTGAACCCGATTTACGGGTCGGTCGGGTTGTTGTGGTCCGGGAGCTGGCAGCTCTGCCAAGTCGCCGTTGAAGCCGTGCTGAAAGGCCAGTCGATTACGCCGATTACTTCCGAAGCGGCGGCGAATGGGCATGGTCCGCCTCTCAAGGCCTACGACATTCGCCACGTGTCCAAGGACGAGAACTCGGCCGCGTCCAACGATCCTCAGAAGGTTAAGACCCGGTACCGCTTCAAACGGTCCGCTGTCAAGCCGAAGACCAATAAGGTCGGTTCCGGCTCGGGCTCTGGCTGTGGCTCGGGAGCTGATGAATCGGCCAAGCCGAGTTGGACTGGCTGCTCTGCGGACAAGTTCAACCGGTCGATGAGTCACGAGTCATCGCTGAGTCACCAGTCCGAGGCGGCTGCCACCGTGGACGGTGATAGCAAGGAATCGGAGAGCATGATTTCGTCCGAGACGGCTGAGGCTGAGCTCTTTTTCCGAGCCGAGCCAGAGTCGGCTCGCAAGCGGACGGAGTCTGTTCAGGATGGGGAGCTAGCTTTGGAGCTGACGCTTGGGTTGCAGCCGCAATCACGTGCCAACCACGTCGTTCCGGTGAAGAAGAGAAGAATTGAGGCTGGCTTCGGCGGCGTATCGCCGGCTGACGACGGCGCGTGTAAAATAGAGCTGGGGCTGGATTACGTGGCTTGA